In the genome of Actinobacillus genomosp. 1, the window ACAGATAAAAAAGCATTTATATTTAAAAATATTTATATTTAAAAGCATTTATAAAAATCCAAAATATATATTTTGAGAAATTTTATAAAAATTCGACCGCTTTGATCTATAATAGGATTAACTGTATAAACGAACATTAATTAAATACGAGGCGGTAATGGATTTTTCTTTATTATTAGACGGTTTAAATGATAAGCAGCGAGAGGCTGTCGCTGCGCCGTTGGGCAATTATTTAGTATTGGCGGGAGCCGGTTCCGGTAAAACACGGGTACTGACCCATCGTATTGCATGGTTAATCGGTGTAGAAAACGTACCGGAATCGAATATTCTAGCGGTCACCTTTACCAATAAAGCGGCAGCGGAAATGCGTCATCGTATCGAACATACCCTTTCTTCCAGCAGCCATCACCGCCTGTTCGGTATGTGGGTCGGTACATTCCACAGCATTGCTAACCGCTTATTACGTTCGCATTATCTTGATGCCAATCTGCCGCAAGATTTCCAAATTATGGATAGCGAAGATCAGCAACGTTTACTGAAACGCTTGTTAAAGCTGCACAATATTGATGAAAAACATTTCCCGCCGAAACACGTGGCGTGGTATATCAGTGCGCAAAAAGATAAAGGAAAACGCCCAAAAGATATTGATCATCATAACGATCCGAACGAGAAGAAATTAGTTCAAATCTACCAAATCTATCAAGATGCCTGTGATCGTGCCGGTTTGCTAGATTTTGCTGAATTATTGATTCGAGCTTATGAACTTTTCCGAGACAAACCGCCGATTTTGCAACGCTACCAACAACGTTTTCAGCAGATTTTGATCGATGAGTTCCAAGATACCAACAATATTCAATACGACTTAATCCGTCTGCTTGCCGGTAAAACCGGTAACGTGATGATTGTCGGCGATGACGACCAATCGATTTACGGCTGGCGTGGTGCGCAGGTTGAAAATATTCAGCGTTTCTTAAATGACTACCAAAAAGCGGAAACTATTCGTCTTGAGCAAAATTACCGTTCAACCGGGCATATTCTTGCCACTGCTAACGAATTGATTTCCAATAACGAAGACCGCTTGGGTAAGAATTTATGGACCGATCAAGGCGATGGCGATCCGGTTGAAATTTATTGTGCTTTCAACGAATTGGACGAAGCTCGTTTTGTTGCTTCACAAATCAAACAATGGAAAGAAGACGAAGGCAGCCTAAACGAATGTGCGGTGTTATATCGTAGTAACAGCCAATCTCGTGTGATTGAAGAAGCATTGATTCAAGCTAATATTCCTTACCGTATTTACGGCGGTATGCGTTTCTTCGAACGCCAAGAAATCAAAGATGCGCTGGCATATTTACGCTTGATTGCTAATCGCCAAGATGATGCGGCATTTGAACGAGTGATTAACACACCGCCAAGAGGAATTGGCGAACGCACGTTAGATACGATTCGTCAAATTACCCGTAATCGCCAAATAACCTTATGGCAGGCGATTCAAGTGGCAGTACAGGAAGAACAACTGTCCGGCAGAGCCGCTTCCGCCTTACTGCGTTTTGTCGAATTGATTAATGCACTCGAACAAGAAACCGAACAAATGCCACTGTTTGAACAAACCGATTTTGTAATAAAAAAATCCGGTTTATACGAAATGTATAAACAAGAAAAAGGGGAAAAAGGCGAAGTTCGTATCGAGAACTTAGAAGAGTTGGTCACCGCTACCAAGCAATTCAGCAAGCCTGATGAAGCGGAAGAAATGTCGGATCTCACCGCATTTTTAACTCACGCCTCATTAGAAGCCGGCGAAGCGCAAGCCTCCCCGCATCAGGATTATGTCGAACTAATGACGTTACATTCGGCAAAAGGTTTAGAGTTCCCCCGTGTATTTATGGTGGGTGTGGAAGAAGGAATTTTCCCGAGCGGAATGAGTTTTGACGAAGGCAGACTACAAGAAGAGCGCCGTTTGGCTTACGTCGGCATTACCCGAGCGAAGAAAAAATTGACGATTAGTTATGCCGAACTTAGACGTTTATACGGCAAAGAAGAGCGTCATATCGCCTCTCGTTTTATTGCCGAGTTGCCTGAACAACATATTCGAGAAGTGCGTTTGAGAGGCTCCATCAATCGTGCGGCAAGTTTTGCCCAAAGCACACCTTTTGCAAAAAATTCGGCAAAAACGACCGCTTCTTGTTTAGAAGACAATAGCTGGAAAATGGGGCAAAAAGTACAGCACGCTAAATTCGGACAAGGCACGATTATCAATGTAGAAGGCAGCGGCGAAGCGACCCGTTTACAAATCGCTTTTGCCGGTAACGGCATTAAGTGGTTGATTGCTAAAATGGCAAATTTAACGAAAATTTAGACCGCTTGGTGTAGGTATAAATATCGGCATATATGATTTATTGCATATATGCCTTTTTCCTATTTAATGAAAAATATCTCCTCTATCTCTTATATACCTAATTCAGGCTATTTTATGAGTATTGTGATCCTGATCAACTTAGCCGAATTGAAAGTATAGTCTAATCTCTATAATGATCATCATACCTTGTATTTAGGGAGATAAATTATGTGTTCGACTTGCGGATGCGGCAGCGCTCAGGTAAAAATCGGAGAATTACCGCATACTCATTATAATGACGGAGAACTTCCCTCAAAATCCCAACCTTCCCATTCTTTCGCCATAAGAGGCGTTGCCGAAGTGCAAAAATCGAATACGGCAAATGTTCAAACTCGATTACTCAAAATTGAACAAGACGTATTAGGCGAAAATAATCAATATGCGCGTTTAAATCATGATTTCTTTAAACAAAACAAGATATTGGCATTAAATTTAGTTTCTAGCCCAGGCTCCGGTAAAACCACATTACTTGCCTCAACACTCACTTATTTAAAAGAACATAAACAATGTTATGTGATTGAAGGTGATCAGCAAACTGAAAACGATGCAAACCGAATCAGAGCGACGGGAGTGACCGCCTTACAAATTAATACCGGTAAAGGCTGTCACTTGGATGCGAAAATGGTGTTAGAAGCGTTAGCGAAATTACAACCGAATCCAAACAGTACCGTGTTTATCGAAAATGTCGGGAATCTAGTATGCCCCGCCGAATTTGATTTAGGCGAGTTTGCGAAAGTGGCTATTCTCTCGGTAACGGAAGGAGAAGATAAGCCGCTAAAATATCCGCATATGTTTATGGCGGCAAAACTGATGATTATCAATAAAATAGATCTCTTACCTTACCTCAACTTCGATTTGGAAAAATGTATTGCCTATGCAAAACAAGTGAATCCGAATATTCAAATCTTTTGTCTTTCAGCCACGTCCGGCGAAGGGATGAAAGCGTGGTTGGAATGGTTGGAAAACCAAATGGCTTAAGGAATCAGAAAATGCAATTCGTCGATGAGTTTAGAGATCCTGTTTTGGCAGGTAAATTGATCACGCACTTACAGCAATTAATGCAAAAGTTGCCGCAATTCAGTAAAAAACGACCGCTTTATTTGATGGAAGTATGCGGCGGTCATACCCATACGATTTTTAAGTTCGGTTTAGACCGCATTTTACCGGAAAGCATCGAATTTATTCACGGTCCCGGCTGTCCGGTATGCGTACTGCCGATGGGCAGAATAGATGTATGTATTGAAATCGCTCGTCGCCCCGAGGTCATTTTTTGTACCTTCGGTGATGCGATGAGAGTAAAAGGCAAACTAGGCTCTTTATTGGATGCTAAAGGACAGGGTGCCGATATTCGTATCGTCTATTCTCCCTTGGATGCACTCAATATTGCCCGGCAAAATCCGGATAAAAAAGTGGTTTTCTTTTCTCTCGGATTTGAAACGACAATGCCAAGTACGGCGGTAACCCTACAACAAGCCAAAAAGCAACAGGTAAATAACTTCTTTATTGTTTGCCAAAACATTACGATTATTCCTACATTACGAGAATTATTACGACAAGAGCAAGTATTAATCGACGGCTTTATCGCACCGGGTCACGTCAGTATGATTATCGGCACCGCTCCCTATCAACCGCTTGCCGAGCAATATCATAAACCGTTTGTGGTTACCGGCTTTGAGCCTTTAGATTTATTACAAGCGATTGTGATGCTAGTCGAACAATTCGTCGAGAATCGTTGTGAAGTTGAAAATCAATACAAGCGGATTGTTCAATCCAACGGTAATCTAATCGCACAGCAGGCAATGCAAGAAGTCTTTCAATTGAAAAAAAGTAGCGAATGGCGAGGATTAGGCGAAATTGCGGAATCAGGGGTTGAGCTTACCGAGCAGTATGCGCAATTCGATGCCGAGAAATATTTTAATACGCAGGTACATGCCGTTGCGGATGATCCTCTCGCTCGCTGCGGAGATGTCTTAACAGGAAAATGTAAACCGAGTGATTGTCCTTTATTCGGGCAAAAATGTAACCCGGATAGTGCCTATGGTGCATTAATGGTTTCTTCTGAGGGGGCGTGTTCGGCTTACTATCAATATCGGAGAGAAATATAATATGAGCGATATTATTACGATGTCCCATGGAAACGGCGGACTATTAATGCAAAAATTAATTCAAGAATATTTTATGGACGCATTTAATAATCCTCTGCTTTCACAGGCTGAAGATCAAGCTCGCTTACCTTTAACCGCTTTAACATCACAAGGCGACCAACTCGCTTTTAGTACCGATAGCTTTGTCATAGATCCTATTTTTTTCCCCGGTGGGAATATCGGTAAATTAGCGGTATGCGGTACGGTAAACGATGTTGTGGTAAGCGGTGCCGTTCCCCTTTATCTTTCATGCGGTTTTATTTTAGAAGAAGGCTTCCCGCTTGAACAGCTAAAGCAAGTGATTAGCGAAATGGCAAATTGCGCTAAAAAAGCAGGTATTCAAATTGTTACCGGAGATACTAAAGTGGTACCGAAAGGAGCGGCGGATAAAATTTTCATTAATACCAGCGGTATCGGTATCATTCCTGCTCAAATCCAATGGGGAATGCATCAAATTAAAACGGGCGATAAAATTATTGTAAGCGGCACATTAGGCGATCACGGCGCAACTATTCTGAATTTACGAGAGAAACTCGGTATCCAGACGGATCTGATTAGCGATTGTAATGTCCTAACGCCGTTAGTCGATTTACTACGCCCGATAGAAGGAATTAAAACCCTTAGAGATGCAACCAGAGGCGGCGTAAATGCGGTATTACACGAATTTTCACAAAGCAGCGGACTCGGTATGCAAATTTACCAAGATGCGTTACCTATTCGTACTGAGGTAAGGGGGATATGTGAACTGTTAGGCTTGGAAGCGATAAACTTTGCTAATGAAGGAAAACTCATCGTTATTACAAGTGCCGAAGCGGCACAAGCTGCGTTATCCGCTCTCCAGACTCATCCTCTCGGAAAAGATGCTGCAATCATAGGCGAAGTTATTTCCGATAAAAAAGTTCGCTTAATCGGATCTTTCGGACAAAGTCGTTTATTAGATCTACCGACTATCGAACCTCTACCGCGTATTTGCTAAGTATAAAAAATCCGTAATATTACGTGGTGATTGAACAAACAGTATTTATAAGGGCGAATATAACTCGCCCTTATTTATATGAATATTAATAATAACTTGCGATAACTGCCTGCCCGAGAGCTATTCCGCCGTCTCCCATGGGAAATTCATGCCCAGTCAATAGCTTAAAATCGGATAACATTGATTTAATTAAATAACGCAGTAATCGGTTATGCCACACACCTCCGGACAATACGATAGTTTTAATATGATATTTATCCGCTTGTAAACGTGCTAGGTTCGCTAATCCTTGTGCTAACGAATAATGAAAAATCCAAGCTTTTTCTGCCGAAGAAGCCTCCAAAGCCAACCAATCCGACCAAAAATCCGCTAAATTTAATTGATTATGTTCATTTAAAGAGATTGTGATACCGTTACGTGAAGTTTTTCCCGTTTGAGCATACTGCCAAGCCATATTTTCCAATTTACAAGCCGCCTCTCCTTCCCAAGTTATCTGATCAGCGACAATACCCAATGCACAGGCTGCCGCATCAAATAAACGACCTGCTGAAGAAATCAGTGGCGCATTAATTTTAGCCTCAACCGCTCTAACCAAAGGTTGCCAATTTTTATCTTTAATAATCTGCCGAACTTGTGCATTATTTTGCCAGTTATCGACAAAAGCTAAACAATGCGCAAGAAAACTACGCCAAGGTTGTTTAGCGGCAATATCCCCGCCAATCAAAGCAACTTGAGGCAACCCGCCTAAATATTTGCAACGATTTTTAGAAACTAATAAGCATTCTCCGCCCCATAATTGGGCATTTTCTCCCATTCCGATACCGTCTAAGGCTAAACCGATAACCTGTTCTTCCAAACAATTATGTTCGGCTAATACGCTAACAATATGAGCATGATGATGCAGTACTTCGACTAACGGAACATTATATTTTTCGGATAAGGTTTTACCCAACTGATGCGTAAAATAGCCTTGATGTGCATCAACAGCTATCAAATCAGGAGTAAATTGATAAATTTGTTCAAATAATACAATATTATCAATTAATTGCTGTTGTATTTGTTCATTCTGCATATCACCCAAATGTTGAGTAATCACTGCATTTTCCTTACGTAATAAGCAAAACGTATTTTTTA includes:
- the uvrD gene encoding DNA helicase II gives rise to the protein MDFSLLLDGLNDKQREAVAAPLGNYLVLAGAGSGKTRVLTHRIAWLIGVENVPESNILAVTFTNKAAAEMRHRIEHTLSSSSHHRLFGMWVGTFHSIANRLLRSHYLDANLPQDFQIMDSEDQQRLLKRLLKLHNIDEKHFPPKHVAWYISAQKDKGKRPKDIDHHNDPNEKKLVQIYQIYQDACDRAGLLDFAELLIRAYELFRDKPPILQRYQQRFQQILIDEFQDTNNIQYDLIRLLAGKTGNVMIVGDDDQSIYGWRGAQVENIQRFLNDYQKAETIRLEQNYRSTGHILATANELISNNEDRLGKNLWTDQGDGDPVEIYCAFNELDEARFVASQIKQWKEDEGSLNECAVLYRSNSQSRVIEEALIQANIPYRIYGGMRFFERQEIKDALAYLRLIANRQDDAAFERVINTPPRGIGERTLDTIRQITRNRQITLWQAIQVAVQEEQLSGRAASALLRFVELINALEQETEQMPLFEQTDFVIKKSGLYEMYKQEKGEKGEVRIENLEELVTATKQFSKPDEAEEMSDLTAFLTHASLEAGEAQASPHQDYVELMTLHSAKGLEFPRVFMVGVEEGIFPSGMSFDEGRLQEERRLAYVGITRAKKKLTISYAELRRLYGKEERHIASRFIAELPEQHIREVRLRGSINRAASFAQSTPFAKNSAKTTASCLEDNSWKMGQKVQHAKFGQGTIINVEGSGEATRLQIAFAGNGIKWLIAKMANLTKI
- the hypB gene encoding hydrogenase nickel incorporation protein HypB; this encodes MCSTCGCGSAQVKIGELPHTHYNDGELPSKSQPSHSFAIRGVAEVQKSNTANVQTRLLKIEQDVLGENNQYARLNHDFFKQNKILALNLVSSPGSGKTTLLASTLTYLKEHKQCYVIEGDQQTENDANRIRATGVTALQINTGKGCHLDAKMVLEALAKLQPNPNSTVFIENVGNLVCPAEFDLGEFAKVAILSVTEGEDKPLKYPHMFMAAKLMIINKIDLLPYLNFDLEKCIAYAKQVNPNIQIFCLSATSGEGMKAWLEWLENQMA
- the hypD gene encoding hydrogenase formation protein HypD, translating into MQFVDEFRDPVLAGKLITHLQQLMQKLPQFSKKRPLYLMEVCGGHTHTIFKFGLDRILPESIEFIHGPGCPVCVLPMGRIDVCIEIARRPEVIFCTFGDAMRVKGKLGSLLDAKGQGADIRIVYSPLDALNIARQNPDKKVVFFSLGFETTMPSTAVTLQQAKKQQVNNFFIVCQNITIIPTLRELLRQEQVLIDGFIAPGHVSMIIGTAPYQPLAEQYHKPFVVTGFEPLDLLQAIVMLVEQFVENRCEVENQYKRIVQSNGNLIAQQAMQEVFQLKKSSEWRGLGEIAESGVELTEQYAQFDAEKYFNTQVHAVADDPLARCGDVLTGKCKPSDCPLFGQKCNPDSAYGALMVSSEGACSAYYQYRREI
- the hypE gene encoding hydrogenase expression/formation protein HypE, with product MSDIITMSHGNGGLLMQKLIQEYFMDAFNNPLLSQAEDQARLPLTALTSQGDQLAFSTDSFVIDPIFFPGGNIGKLAVCGTVNDVVVSGAVPLYLSCGFILEEGFPLEQLKQVISEMANCAKKAGIQIVTGDTKVVPKGAADKIFINTSGIGIIPAQIQWGMHQIKTGDKIIVSGTLGDHGATILNLREKLGIQTDLISDCNVLTPLVDLLRPIEGIKTLRDATRGGVNAVLHEFSQSSGLGMQIYQDALPIRTEVRGICELLGLEAINFANEGKLIVITSAEAAQAALSALQTHPLGKDAAIIGEVISDKKVRLIGSFGQSRLLDLPTIEPLPRIC